DNA sequence from the Manihot esculenta cultivar AM560-2 chromosome 11, M.esculenta_v8, whole genome shotgun sequence genome:
CAGAGAACAAAACATTTCTGTTTTCCCATTAAACAAACCCATTAGTTAACGGTTAACTAAGATGATTAACATTTCCATCAAAGCAACGTTAAAACAATCGGCACATTCAATAATTAGCCTCCTAACTAGTAGATTCTAATTCAAGAACAAGAATTTCGATCTTCATCATCTTGATCCTCATCGTCGTCTCTAAGTGACCGCAAAGGGAACAGTGGCAACAGCTCAGGAGGCTCAGCTCCTCTCGGAGTACTCAAAGGACTGGGATGCAGATAAAACCCTTTGTCAGCAATGGCTTTCTCTTCCTCCTTGCTGGGACCCCCGTCGGAACAAAACTCTTCGCACGGTGACTTAGGACTCGCGCGCGCACCAAAGAAGTCCAAAGTTGACACCGGGGACACCAAGAAACCAGCTCGCTGTCTGAACTGAAATAGGTCAGGATGCTCGAAGCTGTTGTTGATGGTAGAATTGCTGGTAAGGTTGATTTGTAGGTTCTTGGCGCTCTGCCTCCTTTCATGAAGCTTGAATGCAGGTTTTTTAGGGCCTGGAATTGCAGAGGAACGATTTGAGTGGGTAAGTGGGAGCTTTTGGGTTGATGGGTCGTCGGTTGCTCCAGTGAGTTTTTGAACAATGGTGCGGAAGGTTGATGGGTCGGCTTGCACGAAGGTGGTGTTAGGCGAGGACGGGTCAGATCCGTAGGAGAGGGGAGCGCCGTGGTGCATGGTGGTGGTGATATTGCCATTAGAAGTGGAAGCCAtaagagagacaatggatgaTAAGCATGAAACGATGGCGTATATATGGGTTTCTTGTTTTAGGTAATTGAGAAGGTAacgcgagagagagagaggagaagaGTTTCTTAAAGGATTTGTCTTTGAGCTGCGTTAGAGTTTGAGATGGTTTAGATTTATGGGGCAACGCGTGTGGGGTTGAATGTCAGAAGGAGATATGCTTGGTAATACTTTAGTTGGGAGGAAATTAACGACGGACTTCTTAGCTCTTATTACATTTTCCACTATGGTTTGCTATTTGTAGAGTTCCTTTGCTGATTCTATTTTTGGATTAATTCTAATCCTTTCATCAAAATCCAAATCGCTAGTTCATTCTCCTAGTAAACTCTAAATTCAATAGAATTTATGTTGGAATATAATTTATGAAGAATATTTTGCAAgcgaaatatatatttatatttttaaattttatttgaaaaaaatataatgtttttaaaatttaatgggtcatagattttttttatatataaaatttaagagtGAAAATActatgttattttttttataaaatattgaatACCAGCATCTTAAAATTTGAAGTAGATCCGAGGAGATTGATGACATAAATGGAAATTGAGCTGGCATTGAATGATGAGTGATGCGGGGTCAGCGGGAGAGGGGTGGCATTGAAACAAGAAACGAGGGAGACCTTGCAGTTGCAGGCAGCAGCAGGACTTTTCTGGCTGGTCGTCAGACCTTCGAAGGTTTGTGTGctttgtttctctttctttccttttcttgttTTGTGTATTATGTGTGAGATCTGACCCGATGGAcagtaaaaattttctttttctttttccttttctcgatctgtcttttaattttttttttctctcttcttttgcgTGACGGAATTTCGCTTTGACATTTGGGAAAGAAAAAAGTCTTTACTAATGGCAGGCCGCGTTTCAGGTCCTTTTTGGCTGTGTTGTTCTTCGtagtttctttattttctttctttttgtttttctttgctGGGATGGTTTGTTATTCTGATTCCCTTTTGAAAATTATAATCTAACTTGCTTCGCAAAAAATTCCTATTAAATGttaattagtaaaaaattatGGTCAAGGGTAAAAATTTCAcattaaaatagataaatttaaaagaaataaagcaATTTTTtaggattttaaaataaaataaaataaaataaaaatctatatTAATGTGAATGAAGAGAGAAAATTGATAAGTATGATGATATGGGGAATGGTCCCCCACCCACGTATTTCTGTTAAATTGGAGTAACAACCGTCGTAAGTATATAGTGGAAAATAGAGGTGCTGCGCAGAATAGATCCAAGCTATTCACATGTTCAAGAAACACAGATAATAACAAAatgaaattaagttattttctttatttttattattcctaATTCatctgaaattaaaatttaagaatgtaAACAGTTTTCTGTTATAGATTCAGATTTTAATAGAGAATTTAAACTAGAAAATTCACAAatctataaataattttaatatcatttaCTTCAATTCACTTTCGCAAatgttttctttattaattttgtagcttttagcttttttttatatctattttaaaagtaatattactatattttaaataaattaaaaatatagtataaaaatttattaattataatatttggttaattataattaaaacattaattattgctaaaataattaatatttttttaaaaaaaaactttatcgAATATTAGTGCGtgtaaattaagaattttatataGGAAAAGGTTACCAGTATTGCTTGCTTTTAGTCACGCAAGCAATGGCAATGTTTGTTGGACATGCCATCAAGACTTGTCAAATATTACATCACTAGTTAATTATTCTTGCATATACCAAAAATTATATGCAATGAAATCATATATCTCCTTAAAAtcacaaattttataaaaatttaatttaatattttttttaaaaaaaatttatttaaaataaaaaatttaaaatcttttcattatatataaaaataaaatcataaataattttttaataatttatttaaattattttattataaaattatttatgctaaataaatagataataatttattctttaagATTTCGTTTCATTAACATATCAGTTCTTATTGTctatactttaaattttttttaattaaaaatttagaaattaagaAAGTAGAACCTCAAATTTACTCAAATAcacttattatcaaattaaatttgtgaATGATCTATACTCTAAATTacttatttctttttaatttcaataatttaatttattataaaaattttctttgttaaaaaataatatatctttcCTTTTAAGTAAAGATTTAATTTAAGTAAAATcaaactcatttttattttctgaatttaattcaaaatttttatgcgctaattaaaacatttacatacttttaaacaatttttatatatttgagTGATTATGAGTTTTACATTTAGATAATTGTAATTATAAAACtaattagaataaatatttaaataatttttaaaatgtataacTATTTAAAcataaattcaataaataattatatataggaTTTGATTGTAAGAACATATTTATAGTagggataaaaaaattatagtagaCTAAATTGTTTCAAATTAGTTCTGTCCGcaattttaaaactaatatctaatgttttaaatcacccaaaatactattatttataaattgtaagaaaagttattttttatgacattttattaattattattaaaataattaatattggtTAGCCTAacatgttatttttatttttgtatttctttctatttaaataaaattgatattttagattttaaactgtgtagtttaatttaaattaattatgtttttttCAATACtggagaaaaatatttatattaatattattaaaatttaataatattaaaattagttaattatgGTCTAATCCAGTGGATAATGACATAATACTTGAATTCCCATATCTTGGTCtcttacttaaaaaaataaaaatatatttatatataatgtgTAATTAGCAAAGCAATCATAATATATATAAGTTATGAGTGATTGCAACTGTAAAATTAAGGTTTTGgtttaaaataacttaattttaatgaaatttaaattttatatgattttataattttttaaaaaattttttttttctcatttcaaaCAAGAATATTGTAAAAAGACATGTATTGAAATGCttctaaaatctttaatttgaaAAGAAGTATAGGAAATCACAAAACTTTCACCCACCCAATGTCGCTAACCAGTCAATAGCTTTCTCTAGTCCTAGACTTTATGGAATAGGAAAAAAAGACAGATTAGGAACTGGACTTCCAAACGGACATATCCAATTCCCTGTAAGCGATTAGAATAAAACTAAATCGAAATAGTAGTTGCCCTTGCTGTTGATCCCGACCCGAAGATGGCTACAGTCCTACAGTTTTTCTTTCCCATAGACAGTATGGAAGAACAGTTCTTGATAAATGAGAATGTTATTCCAACTCCATGATCTCAGGTTCTTCCTCGGCCCCTTTCTTCTGTCTTTTACTTTTTTTGTTCTAGGTAGGCTTATCTTTTCGTTACTCCAATCTAGTGGGAAGGTCTATTAGATTGTGGTGTTATGACTAATTCATATTAATAAATAGCGCATATAATATATCAGTGGTGATATGATGCCCAGGCCAAAAACTACTGTTATTCATATACCAAAATTTTAGCTGTCAATCATGATTTGGTCAGTTGAGATCTAAggtttaatgagttttaaaaaCTGAAGTAgttaaaaatattcaatttcaTCTTTTCTCTTAAGCAAATTAATcatatattaagaaaaaaaggaaaaatattaagaaaaagcCAAGAATGTACAGAACTAATTTTGGTGAGTTGACATTTTCAATATAGAGCAAGGGCGAAGAGGTCATGACACCTAGGGGTGTGCATCGGTCTGTTCGGTTCGGTATCGAATCGATTAAAACCGATTTAatcgaatttatttaaattgcagaccgaaccgaaccgaataagatagaaaactgaatcgaaccgaatcgaattagttcggttcggttcggttcgaaatCGGTTTTTAAGCTTTTCTCTAATTAAActacaaaaataattataatttaccaCATTGTAAGCGTAGATGCAAGCCGCGATGGTAAGCGGAGATGCGAGCCGCGAGCGACGGCCGTCAGGGAGAAATGCGAGCCGCGAGCGATGGTCGTCAGGGAGAGATGCGAGCCATGAGCGACGGCCATAGAGAGAGACTCGAGCCGCGAGGGATGGAAAGAAGACTAGAGGACTGAGGACAACCAAGTTGCTGACGGTGCGAAGAGCAGACGAACTGGAGAGCGACGGGCGACGATTGCGTGGAGAGTGACGACCGACGATTGCGTGGAGAGCGACGGCCGACGCCAACGATTGTGTGGAGAGAGAGACTAGAGAGCGACACTGAGGTGAGGATGAGTTGGAGTTGCTAAGTCGCGCATCTGCAACGTAGTGAAGAGCGACGACCCGAGTTAGCCGGGATGGTTAATCAATCGATGCCGGAAGGAGAGTGGAGGTGGATCGGCCGGAAGTGGTGGAGCTCAGTGCTCAG
Encoded proteins:
- the LOC110626374 gene encoding VQ motif-containing protein 11 — protein: MASTSNGNITTTMHHGAPLSYGSDPSSPNTTFVQADPSTFRTIVQKLTGATDDPSTQKLPLTHSNRSSAIPGPKKPAFKLHERRQSAKNLQINLTSNSTINNSFEHPDLFQFRQRAGFLVSPVSTLDFFGARASPKSPCEEFCSDGGPSKEEEKAIADKGFYLHPSPLSTPRGAEPPELLPLFPLRSLRDDDEDQDDEDRNSCS